A section of the Roseivirga sp. BDSF3-8 genome encodes:
- a CDS encoding glycosyl hydrolase, whose amino-acid sequence MRKLYLMVVPLVALLFSYQSHAQTAVSVGPGSYASYPPTHEMDGTFTEIATNAQIDVQDGETRPIPTNDWWTNLIYDESDELGGRLWAMPLVVDPSEQGLNIYHPTKWNAAGNDLMMDFPVVLKGAGFAPARTIVTDWSDWSVDAKVYEDINNKYFNLKAVHGSPFVWTEIQGFTPQVECYHGASYLDAGGNPISFPFTGEYFVIEYWDTYYGVHMPAGSTVSRGGLTGNLLTINLGSGANYLVFSGLPNAAAAATMHPYAYVKPTNTTVSWNYDINGGEMNATWTAATANIRGAGETAMLQGFLPHHYRTALSSTASYTGITYKQARGTMQVAAGTSFSFNYSFSGILPHYTAPKVESGANPYQPGRMTTLISEYTANLQAQAEPYGTDTYWGGKDLVRIAKYMLMAKETNHPDYNTLLSILKDAITDWCTYTPGETERYYAWYPQWKALVGFNESYYSGVFTDNHFHYGYLIQAAALAGMADPAFVGQYEGMLTMVAKQYANWDRSDANFPFMRTFDPWMGHSYAGGVSSPNGNNQESTSEAMQSWHAMFFLGSVLGNDQMRDAGAFGYMYESRATLEYWFNQYGDIWPSNYDSRHDVVGIMWPGGYVYGTYFGTDPQWIHGIQMLPISPGFHYFNDLFTEAEADTYYQGLLDEMYTYYNANGDAGRTDGGVVTEAEIGRDWANVLFGFKMLFDPEYVTQKLDQYWVSSDQEEEDVIRSPYTGGISYYYAHALQNLGTINFDYHMSMPMSATFVNDNNEVTHVVYNPSPSAQVCQVYLNGSQVTSFTVPGHTLYNSSAPVSGGAPVASLSATPLTGQSPLVVSFDAGGSTDPDGDVLSYSWNFGDGTSGSGAAVQHTYASSGTYNTTVTVSDGTYSDVASVQIVVSPGNSGNDNLALNKPATSSSVEGAYLTSQGNDGNGNTRWSSEYGASAWMKVDLEDTYDISRVVLDWERASAESYHVMVSDVNSTPDPNSADWTIISTQTGMADAAREDDLGGLSGSGRYIAIYGYNKLHEWGYSLWEVEVYGTQGNEPPVVTCGTANLALNQPAVSSTFEAPFEAPNAFDGDAGTRWGSGFTDNEWIRVDLGGTYAVCEVVLNWEAAYGNAYEIRLGATTDLAASQVIASVSNGDGGIDNVTTDQTVSGRYVWMQGISRALPYGYSLYEMEVYGASVSTRMSPADNDLTDAMMLFPNPVQSVLNFRSKSLQTGDRIRIYTATGKQVMKLKADTDQGATFDVSSLQPGIYLLRIEGSTDTFRFTKQ is encoded by the coding sequence ATGAGAAAGCTTTATCTCATGGTAGTGCCTTTGGTGGCATTACTTTTTTCTTATCAATCCCATGCCCAGACGGCTGTGTCAGTAGGGCCGGGAAGCTACGCCTCCTACCCTCCTACTCATGAAATGGACGGTACTTTTACGGAGATCGCCACGAATGCGCAGATAGACGTGCAGGATGGCGAAACCCGCCCGATACCTACTAACGACTGGTGGACAAACCTTATCTATGATGAAAGCGACGAACTTGGTGGCCGCCTGTGGGCTATGCCACTCGTCGTCGACCCCAGTGAACAGGGGCTGAACATCTATCACCCTACTAAGTGGAATGCAGCTGGTAATGATCTTATGATGGACTTCCCTGTCGTACTAAAAGGCGCCGGTTTTGCTCCTGCCCGCACCATAGTTACCGACTGGTCGGACTGGTCCGTAGATGCGAAGGTATATGAAGACATAAACAACAAGTACTTCAACCTGAAGGCTGTACACGGCAGCCCCTTTGTGTGGACGGAGATCCAGGGTTTTACGCCCCAGGTGGAATGCTACCATGGCGCGAGCTACCTGGATGCCGGGGGTAACCCTATCTCATTTCCTTTTACCGGGGAGTATTTTGTGATTGAATACTGGGACACGTATTATGGCGTACACATGCCGGCGGGTTCGACCGTATCTCGCGGAGGCCTTACAGGCAATCTGCTAACCATCAACCTGGGATCCGGTGCTAACTACCTTGTCTTTTCTGGTTTGCCAAATGCCGCTGCTGCTGCTACCATGCACCCTTATGCGTATGTAAAGCCAACGAATACTACGGTGAGCTGGAATTATGACATCAACGGCGGTGAAATGAATGCGACCTGGACGGCGGCTACGGCTAATATCCGTGGTGCAGGAGAGACTGCGATGCTACAGGGCTTTTTGCCTCACCATTACCGTACAGCGCTTAGCTCTACTGCGAGCTATACGGGCATTACGTATAAGCAGGCGCGTGGCACTATGCAGGTGGCGGCAGGCACGAGCTTCTCTTTCAATTATTCGTTTAGCGGCATACTGCCTCACTACACGGCGCCGAAGGTTGAAAGCGGCGCCAACCCCTACCAGCCGGGTCGCATGACCACGCTGATCAGTGAATATACGGCTAACCTGCAGGCCCAGGCGGAGCCTTACGGTACGGACACGTACTGGGGGGGCAAGGACCTGGTAAGGATAGCTAAATATATGCTGATGGCTAAGGAGACTAATCACCCGGATTATAATACGCTGCTGAGCATACTGAAGGATGCTATTACCGACTGGTGTACGTATACGCCGGGGGAAACGGAACGCTACTATGCGTGGTACCCTCAGTGGAAGGCCCTGGTTGGGTTTAATGAAAGCTATTATTCAGGTGTATTTACGGATAACCACTTTCACTACGGATACCTGATACAGGCGGCGGCCCTGGCGGGGATGGCTGACCCTGCCTTTGTGGGCCAGTATGAGGGGATGTTAACTATGGTGGCTAAGCAGTACGCTAACTGGGACCGCTCAGATGCCAACTTCCCCTTTATGCGGACTTTTGATCCGTGGATGGGCCACTCTTATGCAGGCGGGGTGTCCTCTCCTAACGGAAATAACCAGGAGAGCACCTCTGAGGCGATGCAGTCGTGGCATGCAATGTTCTTCCTGGGCTCGGTACTGGGAAATGACCAGATGCGCGATGCGGGTGCCTTTGGCTACATGTATGAGTCGCGGGCCACGCTTGAGTACTGGTTTAACCAGTATGGGGATATATGGCCTTCCAACTATGACAGCCGCCACGATGTGGTAGGAATTATGTGGCCGGGCGGCTATGTTTACGGCACGTACTTTGGCACTGATCCGCAGTGGATTCACGGTATACAGATGCTGCCCATCAGTCCCGGATTCCATTATTTCAATGACCTCTTTACAGAAGCGGAAGCGGATACTTACTACCAGGGCCTGCTGGACGAAATGTACACTTATTACAATGCGAATGGTGATGCCGGCCGGACAGACGGTGGTGTGGTCACGGAGGCGGAAATAGGCCGTGACTGGGCCAATGTGCTCTTCGGTTTTAAGATGCTTTTCGACCCTGAATATGTGACCCAGAAGCTGGATCAGTACTGGGTATCGTCTGACCAGGAAGAGGAGGACGTGATACGGTCACCTTACACCGGTGGTATCAGTTACTACTATGCGCATGCGCTGCAGAACCTGGGTACGATTAATTTCGACTACCATATGTCTATGCCGATGAGTGCCACCTTTGTAAATGACAATAACGAGGTGACGCACGTGGTGTATAACCCCTCTCCTTCGGCACAGGTGTGCCAGGTGTACCTGAATGGCTCGCAGGTAACTTCCTTTACGGTACCGGGCCATACGCTGTACAATAGTTCGGCGCCTGTATCGGGCGGGGCACCGGTAGCTTCACTCTCTGCCACTCCGCTTACGGGACAATCTCCACTGGTGGTGAGCTTTGATGCCGGCGGATCTACGGACCCTGATGGTGATGTGCTGAGCTATAGCTGGAACTTCGGTGATGGCACCTCAGGCAGCGGGGCAGCGGTACAGCATACGTATGCCTCATCCGGCACGTATAATACCACGGTAACGGTATCTGATGGCACGTACAGCGATGTAGCCTCGGTACAGATAGTGGTTAGTCCGGGTAACAGCGGCAATGATAACCTGGCACTGAACAAACCGGCTACATCATCCTCCGTAGAGGGGGCCTATTTAACCTCGCAAGGCAATGATGGCAACGGAAATACCCGCTGGTCAAGCGAATACGGAGCTTCTGCCTGGATGAAGGTGGACCTGGAGGATACTTATGACATAAGCCGGGTGGTACTGGACTGGGAAAGGGCGAGTGCAGAGAGCTACCACGTGATGGTATCGGATGTGAACAGCACACCTGACCCTAATAGTGCCGACTGGACCATCATCTCTACCCAAACGGGCATGGCTGATGCGGCCCGTGAAGATGACCTGGGTGGACTGAGTGGCAGCGGCCGCTATATCGCCATTTATGGCTACAACAAGCTGCACGAATGGGGCTACTCGCTCTGGGAAGTAGAGGTATACGGCACCCAGGGCAATGAGCCGCCGGTGGTAACCTGTGGTACGGCTAACCTGGCGCTGAACCAGCCGGCGGTATCGTCTACATTCGAAGCGCCTTTTGAGGCCCCTAATGCCTTCGATGGTGATGCTGGCACGCGCTGGGGAAGCGGCTTTACGGACAATGAGTGGATCCGGGTGGACCTGGGGGGAACTTACGCCGTATGCGAAGTGGTGCTGAACTGGGAAGCGGCCTATGGCAATGCTTATGAGATCAGGCTTGGTGCCACCACTGACCTGGCGGCCTCACAGGTAATTGCGAGTGTATCGAATGGTGACGGCGGCATCGACAATGTTACCACTGACCAGACTGTGAGCGGACGCTACGTATGGATGCAGGGCATAAGCCGGGCACTGCCTTATGGCTATTCGCTATATGAAATGGAGGTATACGGTGCCTCTGTCAGCACCCGGATGAGCCCGGCCGATAATGATCTGACCGATGCGATGATGCTGTTCCCTAACCCTGTGCAGTCTGTACTCAACTTCCGCTCGAAAAGTCTGCAAACTGGCGACCGCATACGGATCTATACAGCTACCGGTAAGCAGGTGATGAAACTGAAGGCGGATACGGACCAAGGTGCCACATTTGATGTAAGCAGCTTACAGCCTGGTATTTACCTACTCAGGATTGAAGGTTCTACGGATACGTTCCGCTTTACCAAGCAATAA
- the arsS gene encoding arsenosugar biosynthesis radical SAM (seleno)protein ArsS (Some members of this family are selenoproteins.), whose product MKSLKAQGHLYADTAAQIEKLNEGSFTKFTRKLEESGLENMRPTGIDIMQINVGKMCNQTCKHCHVDAGPDREEIMTRKTMELCLDILKKYDIPTVDLTGGAPEMNPHFRWFVEEVSKLGKQVIDRCNLTIIRANPKYHDLPDFFAEHGVEVVSSLPHYTALRTDRQRGDGVFGRSIEALQMLNEKGYGMEGSGLTLNLVYNPTGAILPGPQETLENEFKKQLRRKFGLEFNNLFVITNLPISRFLDYLIVSGNYEDYMQKLVDAFNPAAARGVMCRNTISIGWDGYIYDCDFNQMLELKVRQGGRHLSEFDFEKMVNRPIAMDQHCYGCTAGAGSSCGGQTT is encoded by the coding sequence ATGAAGTCACTAAAGGCACAAGGACATCTTTATGCTGATACGGCTGCTCAGATTGAAAAGCTCAATGAGGGCAGTTTTACTAAATTTACCCGAAAACTGGAAGAATCCGGGCTGGAGAATATGCGCCCGACGGGCATAGACATTATGCAGATCAATGTGGGCAAAATGTGTAACCAGACGTGCAAACACTGCCATGTGGATGCCGGGCCGGACCGGGAGGAGATCATGACGCGGAAAACGATGGAACTGTGCCTGGACATTCTGAAAAAGTATGATATTCCTACAGTGGACCTGACGGGAGGGGCGCCGGAGATGAACCCGCACTTTCGCTGGTTTGTAGAGGAGGTGAGCAAGCTGGGCAAGCAGGTAATCGACCGCTGCAACCTGACGATCATCCGGGCTAATCCGAAATACCACGATCTACCGGACTTTTTTGCGGAGCATGGCGTGGAGGTAGTGTCGTCATTGCCTCACTACACTGCCCTGCGTACAGACCGGCAGCGTGGCGACGGGGTTTTCGGACGGTCGATAGAAGCGCTGCAGATGCTGAATGAGAAAGGCTACGGCATGGAGGGCAGCGGCCTCACGCTTAATCTGGTATATAACCCTACGGGGGCCATACTGCCGGGCCCGCAGGAGACGCTGGAAAATGAATTTAAAAAGCAGCTAAGACGCAAGTTCGGGCTTGAGTTCAACAACCTGTTTGTCATTACTAACCTGCCGATAAGCCGCTTCCTGGACTATCTGATCGTAAGCGGTAACTACGAGGATTACATGCAGAAGCTTGTGGATGCCTTTAACCCGGCAGCCGCACGCGGGGTGATGTGCCGGAATACGATAAGCATAGGCTGGGATGGCTATATCTATGACTGTGACTTTAACCAGATGCTGGAGTTGAAAGTGAGGCAGGGAGGCCGGCACCTTTCCGAGTTTGACTTTGAGAAGATGGTAAACCGGCCTATTGCTATGGACCAGCACTGCTATGGATGCACAGCCGGGGCGGGAAGTAGCTGTGGGGGCCAGACTACGTGA
- a CDS encoding arsenosugar biosynthesis-associated peroxidase-like protein: MDTYYNPEDLKKFGDIGEFGKELADKFFDYYGNVFKEGALTAREKSLIALAVAHAIQCPYCIDAYTTDTMEKGCDEEQMMEAVHVAGAIRGGASLVHGVQMMNKAKKSLM; this comes from the coding sequence ATGGATACATACTATAATCCTGAGGATCTTAAAAAATTCGGAGACATTGGAGAATTCGGCAAGGAACTGGCCGATAAGTTTTTCGATTACTACGGTAATGTGTTTAAGGAAGGGGCGCTAACGGCCAGAGAGAAATCACTGATCGCCCTGGCGGTGGCTCATGCCATACAGTGCCCGTACTGCATAGATGCTTATACTACGGACACGATGGAAAAGGGCTGCGATGAAGAACAGATGATGGAGGCCGTGCATGTGGCCGGAGCCATCAGAGGTGGAGCCTCGCTGGTACATGGGGTACAAATGATGAACAAAGCGAAAAAATCACTGATGTAA
- a CDS encoding DUF2809 domain-containing protein, producing the protein MFTFRPRYALLTLFLFIIEVLIALYVRDAIIRPYVGDFLVVMLVYYFFRTFLTFSKVYLALATLLIAYLVEVLQYLNLLGALSLQDNKLARIVLGSSFEWIDMLAYTLGVIVVYWLDRNARL; encoded by the coding sequence ATGTTCACTTTTCGCCCCCGCTACGCACTGCTCACCCTTTTCCTCTTTATAATAGAAGTGCTTATTGCACTGTATGTCCGCGATGCCATCATCCGGCCCTATGTCGGCGATTTTCTCGTGGTCATGCTCGTCTACTATTTCTTCCGCACCTTTCTCACTTTCTCTAAAGTTTACCTGGCCCTTGCCACCCTCCTCATTGCCTACCTGGTCGAAGTGCTGCAGTACCTCAACCTGCTGGGCGCCCTCAGCCTTCAGGATAACAAGCTCGCCAGGATAGTCCTCGGCAGCTCCTTCGAGTGGATTGATATGCTCGCCTATACCCTCGGGGTCATTGTCGTCTACTGGCTTGACCGTAACGCCCGCCTCTAA
- a CDS encoding carboxypeptidase-like regulatory domain-containing protein, with protein sequence MAAPRAKGTIKPGDSHQGSTPSLHALRSRPRVGLPVRHNNQIFLHRSGSPHQAEWETCAFSEAVGAQLMILMSISNKFFALIAIGFFLTSCDFGVELPEVDKSNQIVSQTADGNDVNENEPIIQGPVSSGSGSSQTQIANADVTVKEHSTGNIVANTQSDAYGDYYTNVPNSGAYDIIVSATGYSTCTLDSIVIDGDKYLPVNLQQ encoded by the coding sequence GTGGCAGCCCCCCGGGCCAAGGGAACGATAAAGCCCGGCGACTCTCACCAAGGCAGCACGCCTTCCCTGCACGCACTGCGAAGCAGACCCAGAGTGGGCCTGCCGGTCAGGCACAATAATCAAATTTTTCTTCACCGCTCCGGCAGCCCTCATCAGGCTGAATGGGAAACCTGTGCCTTTTCGGAGGCTGTCGGGGCTCAATTGATGATTCTTATGTCAATTTCAAATAAATTCTTTGCCCTTATCGCTATTGGTTTTTTTCTTACTTCATGTGACTTCGGTGTGGAACTACCCGAGGTGGATAAGAGCAACCAGATAGTCTCTCAAACTGCCGATGGTAACGATGTGAATGAGAACGAACCCATAATTCAGGGGCCTGTATCGTCAGGCAGTGGTAGCAGCCAGACTCAGATTGCCAATGCGGATGTAACCGTTAAAGAGCACAGCACAGGCAACATAGTGGCTAACACACAGTCTGATGCTTACGGAGACTATTATACGAATGTACCCAATTCGGGAGCTTATGATATAATAGTTTCGGCTACGGGCTACTCCACTTGTACACTTGATAGTATAGTAATTGATGGGGATAAATACCTTCCAGTCAATCTTCAGCAATAA
- a CDS encoding tetratricopeptide repeat protein produces the protein MSVKQLIVQIGIGLVCLTICSCAEEPPPPSLYDTYHKKGVNAFVGKTYDSAIYYWEKAMEVAEANGNKLNVAASQNNIAIGLNHQGQLKKSLLSYEKALATHREQGIDTLIAGTLVNVAQAYTPYDKSRSAELLYEAVGILERLEKENPKLINAYNTLGNVEQNREAYENAIELHEKALSLARKVNPSKVGYTYHNLGADYLEMGQWEPALEYLFKSLDYKDSLRLAGEPSNIEITYYALGRAYLAGNKYDKAEHYFNLARAIYSDENNKDQIAYVDIRLAELELQRNRYETAAGQINKASVYAPRASDPELQREYQEVRYQFFMTTSQYEKAANLLNEILAIKKRVLDEKRQVQLTMMEVEYDVDQLDQTIQGQEVIIRNNRTIIILAIAAVILLAIVLVFIYINYRQADRRRLIEKKAREQEAKQKEEIRQLHEEMYHRVKNNLSTFSYILKLEAERYSTDETREALRDQKNRLTAISTIHSKLYLAQDSDKKIALNLKTYLFDLANEILYSFRYNNKVELITEMDRLDLDMDRALLLGQLLNESLTNAFKYAVPGNPAPQVTIRLVKTPSGEWKLEVKDNGKGIKAETPDASNSLGMKIFKNLTNQLKAKWYMHTTNGVGHTWVFMP, from the coding sequence ATGAGTGTAAAGCAGCTAATTGTACAGATAGGAATCGGGCTGGTATGTCTTACGATATGCTCGTGTGCAGAGGAGCCTCCCCCACCCTCACTGTATGATACCTATCATAAAAAGGGGGTAAATGCCTTCGTGGGCAAGACCTACGACTCTGCCATATATTACTGGGAAAAGGCGATGGAAGTAGCAGAGGCTAACGGAAACAAATTAAATGTAGCCGCCTCACAAAATAACATTGCCATCGGTCTGAACCATCAGGGTCAGCTAAAAAAAAGCCTCCTGAGTTATGAAAAAGCTCTGGCTACGCACAGGGAGCAAGGTATCGATACCCTTATAGCAGGCACGTTGGTTAACGTAGCTCAAGCTTATACACCATACGACAAAAGTCGTTCTGCAGAATTGCTATACGAAGCAGTGGGGATACTGGAAAGGCTTGAAAAAGAGAACCCAAAGCTGATAAATGCCTATAATACCCTGGGTAACGTAGAGCAAAACAGAGAGGCCTATGAAAATGCTATCGAACTTCATGAAAAGGCTCTTTCCCTGGCAAGGAAGGTTAATCCATCAAAAGTAGGCTATACGTATCATAATTTAGGGGCAGACTACCTGGAAATGGGCCAGTGGGAACCTGCTCTTGAGTACCTTTTTAAGTCCCTTGATTATAAAGATAGCCTTCGGTTAGCTGGTGAACCAAGTAACATCGAAATTACCTATTACGCCCTCGGACGGGCCTACCTGGCCGGCAATAAATATGATAAGGCCGAGCATTACTTTAACCTGGCCAGGGCTATCTATTCAGATGAAAACAATAAAGACCAGATAGCCTATGTGGACATCAGGCTGGCAGAATTGGAATTACAGCGAAACCGGTATGAGACTGCAGCCGGCCAAATCAATAAAGCCTCTGTTTATGCTCCGCGTGCAAGTGATCCTGAACTTCAGCGTGAATACCAGGAGGTAAGGTATCAGTTTTTTATGACTACCTCGCAGTATGAAAAAGCCGCCAATCTATTGAATGAAATATTAGCTATCAAAAAAAGGGTGCTGGATGAAAAAAGACAAGTACAATTGACGATGATGGAGGTTGAGTATGATGTGGACCAACTGGACCAAACCATACAAGGACAGGAGGTAATTATACGAAATAACAGAACCATAATCATACTTGCCATAGCTGCAGTTATACTGCTGGCCATTGTACTGGTGTTCATATATATCAACTATCGTCAGGCAGACCGCCGCAGGCTAATAGAAAAGAAGGCGAGGGAACAAGAGGCTAAGCAAAAAGAGGAAATACGGCAACTGCACGAAGAAATGTACCACAGGGTTAAAAATAACCTGTCTACTTTCTCATACATACTTAAACTGGAAGCAGAAAGGTACAGTACTGATGAAACCCGTGAAGCACTAAGAGACCAGAAAAACAGGTTGACAGCCATCAGCACTATTCATAGTAAGCTTTACCTGGCCCAGGACAGTGATAAAAAAATTGCGCTTAACCTAAAAACATATCTATTTGATCTGGCGAATGAGATACTATACAGCTTTAGATATAATAATAAAGTCGAGTTAATAACAGAGATGGACCGCCTGGACCTGGATATGGACAGGGCCCTGTTGCTCGGCCAGTTACTTAATGAGTCACTTACCAATGCTTTTAAATATGCGGTACCAGGTAACCCAGCCCCTCAAGTTACCATCCGTTTAGTTAAGACCCCTTCAGGAGAGTGGAAGCTGGAAGTAAAGGATAATGGTAAAGGGATAAAGGCAGAAACCCCGGATGCAAGTAATAGCCTGGGCATGAAAATTTTCAAGAACTTAACTAATCAGCTAAAGGCCAAGTGGTATATGCATACTACTAATGGGGTAGGCCATACATGGGTATTTATGCCCTAG
- a CDS encoding response regulator transcription factor, which translates to MSEKGYILIVEDDSFLAEEIQSYLKELEYENTICHSGEKAIEICGSTWPDGILMDVQLAGNLDGVDTVREIRSIHNAPVIFLTANESDEVFRRCKAVPGSFMLPKPITFLQLKRTIEQVFEQDNSQSFHKVKRNENLSLNDSLFLKSETGKEAHHRIKLSGITHLISERAYCTIMLVEGESIIYSRPLNKVLDILSEKKGGEKFVRIHKSHAVNADFITGYEGNELIVKGNTRLSIGPSYRDNIKTLLS; encoded by the coding sequence ATGAGTGAGAAGGGATACATTCTTATTGTTGAAGACGATTCTTTCCTGGCAGAGGAAATCCAGAGCTATCTGAAAGAGTTAGAGTACGAAAATACCATTTGTCATTCAGGAGAAAAAGCTATTGAAATATGCGGTAGCACGTGGCCCGATGGTATTCTGATGGATGTTCAGTTAGCAGGAAATCTTGATGGCGTGGACACTGTCAGAGAAATTCGCTCCATTCATAATGCGCCTGTAATTTTCCTTACGGCCAATGAGTCAGATGAAGTGTTCAGAAGGTGCAAAGCAGTACCCGGTAGCTTTATGTTACCTAAGCCCATAACATTTTTACAATTGAAGCGCACCATAGAGCAGGTTTTCGAACAGGACAATAGCCAGTCCTTTCACAAGGTAAAGCGTAATGAGAACCTAAGTTTAAATGATTCTCTTTTTCTGAAAAGTGAAACCGGCAAAGAAGCACATCACCGCATAAAGCTCTCAGGTATTACCCATTTGATTTCAGAACGAGCCTATTGTACCATCATGCTTGTGGAGGGAGAGAGCATTATCTATAGCCGTCCCCTTAACAAAGTGCTGGACATATTATCAGAAAAAAAGGGCGGAGAAAAATTTGTAAGAATTCATAAGTCACATGCGGTTAACGCTGATTTCATTACAGGCTATGAGGGTAACGAACTTATCGTGAAAGGAAATACCCGGTTGTCTATAGGACCCAGCTACCGTGATAACATCAAAACGCTGCTCTCCTGA